In one Cervus elaphus chromosome 9, mCerEla1.1, whole genome shotgun sequence genomic region, the following are encoded:
- the LOC122700284 gene encoding protocadherin gamma-A3-like, translated as MTNYQRFRKCGRLALLCVLLGTLCKTGCGHIRYSVSEELDKGSFVGNIAKDLGLEPQELAERGVRIVSRDRMQLFALNPRSGSLVTADRIDREELCAQSPQCLVSFNILVEDKLNIFEVEIEIKDLNDNAPDFLMEELEIKISELTVPGTRFPLKTAFDPDVGTNSLLNYQLSPNDYFSLAVKSVTDGAKYPELVLQRALDREEKKVHQLVLIASDGGDPVQSGNLGIQVTVLDANDNPPVFTQPEYRVSVEEDLPVGTWLLTVNATDPDEGFNAQVSYVLDKMPGKIAQIFYLNSVTGDLSILKNLDYEDATFYEIKIEAQDGPGLLSRAKILVTVLDVNDNAPEVTITSLTGSVPEESAAGREIALINVHDRDSGQNGQVTVFVLGNMPFNLEKSINQYYRLVTARSLDREQESEYNITLRATDGGSPPLSTDTHITLHVADINDNPPAFTHASYSAYIPENNPRGASIFSVTAQDPDSIENAHITYALTEDTIQGAPLSTYVSINSDTGVLYALHSFDFEQVRDLKLLVTASDSGNPPLSSNVSLSLFVLDQNDNTPEILYPALPTDGSTGVELAPRSAEPGYLVTKVVAVDRDSGQNAWLSYRLLKASEPGLFAVGLHTGEVRTARALLDRDALKQSLVVAVQDHGQPPLSATVTLTVAVADSIPDILTDLGSLKPSVDPDDSGLTLYLVVAVAAVSCVFLAFVIVLLALRLRHWHLSRLLQASGSGLAGVPASQFVGVDGVRAFLQTYSHEVSLTADSRGSHVIFPQPNYADTLISQESCGKSEPLLISQDLLEMKGDSNELQNADAPPVQPQVPDKSYPQITEVQGAVLII; from the exons ATGACCAATTACCAGAGATTCAGAAAGTGCGGAAGACTGGCCCTGCTGTGCGTGCTTCTGGGGACGCTGTGCAAGACCGGATGCGGGCATATCCGCTATTCGGTGTCAGAGGAGCTGGACAAAGGCTCCTTCGTGGGTAACATCGCCAAGGACCTGGGGCTGGAGCCCCAGGAGCTGGCGGAGCGGGGAGTCCGCATCGTCTCCAGAGACAGGATGCAGCTCTTTGCTCTGAACCCGAGAAGCGGCAGCTTGGTCACCGCGGACAGGATAGATCGGGAGGAGCTCTGCGCTCAGAGCCCACAATGTCTGGTGAGTTTTAACATCCTTGTTGAAGACAAATTGAACATTTTTGaagtagaaatagaaattaaagacCTTAATGACAATGCTCCTGATTTTCTGATGGAggaattggaaataaaaattagtGAACTAACAGTTCCTGGAACTCGGTTTCCACTTAAGACTGCATTTGACCCAGATGTGGGCACGAACTCTCTGCTGAACTATCAGCTCAGCCCCAATGACTACTTCTCCCTGGCTGTGAAGAGTGTCACTGATGGGGCCAAGTATCCAGAGCTGGTGCTGCAGCGGGCTCTTGACCGGGAGGAAAAGAAAGTTCACCAACTTGTCCTCATTGCTTCTGATGGTGGTGACCCTGTCCAGTCTGGCAACTTGGGCATCCAAGTGACAGTGCTGGATGCGAATGACAATCCACCAGTATTTACCCAGCCTGAGTATCGAGTAAGTGTTGAAGAGGACCTGCCGGTAGGCACCTGGCTGCTCACAGTGAATGCCACTGACCCTGACGAAGGATTCAATGCTCAAGTATCCTATGTACTAGATAAAATGCCTGGGAAAATCGCTCAGATTTTTTATCTCAACTCAGTGACTGGGGActtatcaatattaaaaaatctagATTATGAGGATGCTACtttctatgaaattaaaatagaagcACAAGATGGACCAGGTCTCCTTTCAAGAGCTAAGATTCTGGTCACAGTTCTGGATGTGAATGACAATGCCCCAGAAGTTACAATTACTTCTCTCACAGGATCAGTTCCAGAAGAGTCAGCTGCTGGAAGGGAAATTGCTCTTATCAACGTGCATGATCGGGATTCCGGGCAAAATGGACAGGTCACAGTTTTTGTCCTGGGAAATATgccatttaatttagaaaaatcaataaaccaATATTACCGCTTAGTGACAGCCAGATCTCTGGACCGTGAACAGGAGTCTGAATATAACATCACTCTGAGAGCTACAGATGGGGGTAGTCCGCCACtgtccacagacacacacatcaccCTGCATGTGGCAGACATCAATGACAACCCACCGGCTTTCACTCATGCCTCCTATTCTGCCTACATTCCTGAAAACAACCCCAGGGGAGCCTCCATCTTCTCTGTGACAGCCCAGGACCCTGACAGCATTGAGAATGCCCACATTACCTATGCACTGACTGAGGATACCATCCAAGGGGCGCCTCTCTCCACCTACGTCTCCATAAACTCAGACACTGGAGTCCTGTATGCTCTGCACTCCTTTGACTTTGAGCAGGTTAGAGACCTGAAGCTACTAGTGACTGCTAGTGACAGTGGGAACCCTCCACTCAGCAGCAACGTGTCTTTGAGCCTATTTGTGTTGGACCAGAATGACAACACACCTGAGATTCTAtaccctgccctccccactgatGGTTCTACCGGTGTGGAGCTGGCACCCCGCTCCGCAGAGCCTGGCTACCTGGTCACCAAGGTGGTGGCAGTGGACAGAGACTCGGGACAGAACGCCTGGCTGTCCTACCGCCTGCTCAAGGCCAGCGAGCCAGGGCTTTTCGCGGTGGGGCTGCACACGGGCGAGGTGCGCACAGCGCGGGCGCTGCTGGACAGAGACGCGCTCAAGCAGAGCCTGGTGGTGGCGGTCCAGGACCACGGGCAGCCCCCTCTCTCGGCCACCGTCACGCTCACCGTGGCTGTGGCTGACAGCATCCCAGACATCCTGACTGACCTAGGCAGCCTGAAGCCTTCAGTGGATCCTGACGACTCCGGCCTCACACTTTACCTGGTGGTGGCGGTGGCCGCGGTCTCCTGTGTCTTCCTAGCCTTTGTCATCGTGCTGCTGGCGCTCAGACTCCGGCATTGGCACCTGTCGCGTCTGCTCCAGGCTTCGGGCAGCGGGTTGGCTGGCGTGCCGGCGTCTCAGTTTGTGGGCGTGGACGGGGTGCGGGCTTTCCTGCAGACCTATTCGCACGAGGTCTCGCTCACCGCGGACTCTCGGGGGAGTCACGTGATCTTCCCGCAGCCGAACTATGCGGACACGCTCATCAGTCAAGAGAGCTgtgggaaaagcgagcctctcCTGATATCTCAAGATTTACTGGAAATGAAAGGTGACTCCAACGAGCTCCAg AATGCAGACGCACCTCCTGTGCAACCTCAAGTGCCTGACAAATCGTACCCTCAAATCACAGAAGTCCAGGGTGCTGTGTTGATTATTTAA
- the LOC122700289 gene encoding protocadherin gamma-B1-like, translated as MLRSFRKAETMKSQVLFLFLLSLLRGAISQQIQYSIPEELDKGSRVGNLAKDLRLSVQELPARKLRISAEDFFSVRAENGDLLVSGRIDREKICGRKSECAVEFEMVADNPMTIFHVSVAIQDINDNAPHFIAKSIDLEISELALPGVKFSLDSAQDADVESNSLKKYFISHNEHFSLSTKQSPDGSKYPELLLEKSLDREQQNSHSLILTAMDGGDPPLSGTTLIRIQVTDANDNAPVFSQDTYRVSLQENVPRGTSVLQVMATDQDEGINAEITYAFLNAPASASLLFILNPNTGDITTNGTLDFEETSRYMLGVEAKDGGVHTAHCNVQIEIVDENDNAPEVTFMSFSNQIPEGLDLGTVIALIKVQDQDSEQNGLVTCYIQEEVPFKLESTSKNYYKLVIDGALDREQKAEYNVTIAATDKGKPALSSSTSVTLHIRDVNDNAPVFHQATYVVHVAENNPPGASIAHVSASDPDLGPNGHVSYSMVASDLEPRALSSYVSVNPQSGVVFAQRAFDHEQLRAFELTLQARDHGSPALSSNVSLRVLVGDRNDNAPRVLYPALGPDGSALFDTVPRAAQPGYLVTKVVAVDADSGHNAWLSYHVLQASEPGLFSVGLRTGEVRTARALGDRDAARQRLLVAVRDGGQPPLSATATLLLVFADSLQEALPDLSDRPAPSDPQAELQFYLVVALALISVLFLLAVILAVALHLRRSSSPAAWGCFKPGLSSKSAPRVLPHYSEGTLPYSYNLCVASQSTKTEFNFHNVTLETAPPGDLLGEDPSMDIGTSNEDPQIAYDSSFSHQVSFCRLT; from the coding sequence ATGCTTAGGAGCTTCAGAAAAGCTGAAACAATGAAAAGTCAGGTACTGTTTCTCTTCCTGCTGTCATTGTTGCGTGGGGCAATCTCCCAGCAGATCCAGTACTCTATTCCAGAGGAGCTGGACAAGGGCTCAAGGGTGGGGAACCTGGCCAAGGATCTAAGGCTCAGTGTCCAGGAGTTGCCAGCTCGAAAACTGCGGATTAGTGCAGAGGACTTTTTCAGTGTGAGAGCAGAGAATGGGGATTTGCTAGTGAGTGGCAGGATAGATCGAGAGAAGATTTGTGGGAGAAAATCTGAGTGTGCTGTAGAATTTGAAATGGTTGCTGACAATCCAATGACTATTTTCCATGTAAGTGTTGCAATTCAAGATATTAATGACAATGCACCACATTTCATTGCAAAAAGCATTGACTTGGAAATCTCTGAGTTAGCCTTACCAGGGGTAAAATTCTCTCTGGATTCTGCGCAAGATGCAGATGTAGAAAGTAACTCACTGAAGAAATATTTCATCAGCCACAATGAGCACTTCTCTCTGTCAACAAAGCAAAGTCCTGATGGAAGTAAATACCCAGAGTTACTGCTGGAAAAATCTCTGGACAGAGAGCAGCAGAATTCCCACAGTTTAATCCTGACTGCCATGGATGGTGGGGACCCTCCTCTAAGTGGCACTACCCTGATCCGGATACAGGTCACTGATGCCAATGATAATGCTCCAGTGTTCAGCCAGGACACTTACAGGGTTAGCCTCCAAGAAAATGTGCCCCGGGGAACCTCCGTGCTGCAGGTGATGGCCACTGACCAGGACGAGGGCATTAATGCAGAAATCACCTATGCCTTCCTCAATGCCCCAGCAAGTGCCAGCCTCCTCTTCATTCTCAATCCAAATACTGGTGACATCACAACCAATGGTACATTGGACTTTGAAGAGACAAGTAGATATATGTTGGGTGTTGAAGCCAAGGATGGAGGTGTACACACGGCTCACTGTAATGTTCAGATTGAAATTGTTGATGAGAATGACAATGCCCCAGAGGTGACATTCATGTCCTTCTCTAACCAGATTCCTGAGGGCTTAGACCTGGGAACTGTAATAGCCCTCATTAAAGTGCAAGACCAGGATTCTGAGCAAAATGGTTTGGTAACATGCTATATTCAGGAAGAAGTTCCCTTCAAATTAGAATCCACCTCTAAGAATTACTACAAGCTAGTGATTGATGGTGCCCTAGACCGAGAGCAGAAGGCAGAGTACAATGTCACCATCGCAGCCACTGACAAAGGCAAGCCTGCCCTTTCCTCCAGTACAAGCGTCACCCTACATATCCGCGATGTCAACGACAATGCTCCAGTTTTCCACCAGGCCACCTATGTGGTCCACGTGGCAGAAAATAACCCGCCTGGCGCTTCCATCGCACATGTCAGCGCCTCCGACCCTGACCTAGGGCCCAATGGCCACGTCTCCTACTCAATGGTGGCCAGCGACCTGGAGCCGCGCGCGCTGTCGTCCTACGTGTCCGTGAACCCGCAGAGCGGCGTGGTGTTCGCGCAGCGCGCCTTCGACCACGAGCAGCTGCGCGCCTTCGAGCTGACGCTGCAGGCCCGCGACCACGGCTCGCCCGCGCTCAGCTCCAATGTGAGCCTGCGCGTGCTGGTGGGCGACCGCAACGACAACGCACCCAGGGTGCTGTACCCGGCGCTGGGGCCCGACGGCTCGGCGCTCTTCGACACGGTGCCCCGCGCCGCGCAGCCCGGCTACCTGGTCACCAAGGTGGTGGCTGTGGACGCAGACTCTGGACACAACGCCTGGCTGTCCTACCACGTGCTGCAGGCCAGCGAGCCCGGACTGTTCAGCGTGGGGCTGCGCACGGGCGAGGTGCGCACGGCGCGGGCCTTGGGCGACAGGGACGCGGCCCGCCAGCGCCTGCTGGTCGCTGTGCGCGATGGGGGACAGCCGCCCCTCTCGGCCACCGCCACGCTGCTCCTGGTTTTCGCCGACAGCCTGCAGGAGGCGCTGCCGGACCTCAGTGACCGCCCGGCACCCTCTGACCCCCAGGCTGAGCTGCAGTTTTACCTGGTGGTGGCCTTGGCCTTGATCTCGGTGCTCTTCCTCCTGGCAGTGATTCTGGCGGTCGCCCTGCACCTGCGACGCTCCTCCAGCCCTGCTGCTTGGGGCTGCTTTAAGCCTGGTCTCAGTTCCAAGTCTGCACCTCGGGTTCTCCCCCACTACAGTGAGGGAACATTGCCCTATTCCTACAATCTGTGCGTTGCTTCACAATCAACTAAGACagaatttaattttcacaatgtgACCCTGGAAACGGCTCCCCCTGGGGATCTCCTAGGTGAAGATCCTTCTATGGATATAGGTACCAGTAACGAAGACCCCCAAATCGCCTATGATTCCTCTTTTTCCCATCAGGTGAGTTTCTGCAGACTTACTTAA
- the LOC122700286 gene encoding protocadherin gamma-A5-like — protein MADPLRGWGCSEPFLLFMLLGTLWEAGAGQIRYSVPEELDKGSFVGNVAKDLGLEPRELAERGVRIVSRGRTQLFALNPRSGNLVTADRIDREELCAQSARCLVSFNILVENTMKMYGVEVEITDINDNFPRFRDEEVKVKVNENAAVGTPLVLPFARDADVGVNSLQRYQLSSNIHFSLDEKSGRDGQKYPELVLEQPLDREKVAVHDLLLTALDGGDPILSGTTHIHVMVLDANDNAPLFTQSEYRVSVPENIAVGTRLLTLTAMDPDEGINGKLSYSFRNEEDKISETFQLDSNLGEISTVQPLDYEESRFYDMEVVAQDGGALLASAKVLITVQDVNDNAPEVLLTSLSGTVSEDCLPGTIIALFSVHDGDSGENGEIVCSIPRNLPFKLEKSVDNYYHLLTTRALDREEISDYNITVTVTDCGNPPLSTENHIFLKVADINDNPPIFPHTSYYTYIPENNPRGISIFSVNAHDPDSGNNAQVTYALAEDKFQGTPLSSYVSINSDTGALYALGSFDYEQVRELQLWVTASDNGDPPLSSNVSLSLFILDQNDNAPEILYPALPIDGSTGVELAPRSAEPGYLVTKVVAVDRDSGQNAWLSYRLLKASEPGLFSVGLHTGEVRTARALLDRDALKQSLVVAVEDHGQPPLSATVTLTVAVADSIPDVLADLGSLEPSTDPDDDSGLTLYLVVAVASVSCVFLAFVIALLTLRLRRWYTSRALQVSGSGLAGLPASHFMGVDGVRAFLQTYSHEVSLTADSRGSHVIFPQPNYADKLISQESCGKSEPLLIPEKINAKERELEVLQILFYLVLNFTKAHRKDVIMATV, from the coding sequence ATGGCGGATCCACTGAGGGGTTGGGGCTGCAGTGAGCCGTTCctgctcttcatgctcctggggACGCTGTGGGAAGCTGGGGCCGGGCAAATCCGCTACTCGGTACCAGAGGAGCTGGACAAAGGCTCCTTCGTGGGTAATGTCGCCAAGGACCTGGGGCTGGAGCCCCGGGAGCTGGCGGAGCGCGGAGTCCGCATCGTCTCCAGAGGTAGGACGCAGCTCTTTGCTCTGAACCCGCGAAGCGGCAACTTAGTCACTGCAGACAGGATAGACCGGGAGGAGCTCTGCGCTCAGAGCGCGCGGTGTCTGGTGAGTTTTAACATCTTGGTTGAGAATACAATGAAAATGTATGGGGTAGAAGTAGAGATAACTGATATTAATGATAACTTCCCGCGTTTCCGGGATGAGGAAGTAAAAGTAAAAGTCAATGAAAATGCGGCTGTGGGAACACCATTAGTACTTCCCTTCGCTCGAGATGCGGATGTGGGTGTGAACTCCCTCCAGAGGTACCAGCTCAGCTCCAATATACACTTCTCTTTGGATGAGAAAAGCGGAAGAGATGGACAGAAATATCCAGAGCTGGTACTGGAACAGCCCTTGGACCGCGAGAAAGTAGCTGTTCACGATCTCCTACTCACAGCTTTAGATGGCGGAGACCCCATACTCTCTGGTACCACGCACATTCACGTGATGGTCCTCGATGCGAACGATAATGCGCCCCTGTTCACCCAATCAGAGTACAGAGTGAGTGTTCCAGAGAACATAGCTGTAGGCACTCGGCTGCTCACACTAACCGCCATGGATCCAGATGAGGGAATAAATGGGAAATTGTCATACTCTTTTCGCAATGAAGAAGACAAAATTTCAGAGACTTTCCAACTTGATTCCAACTTGGGTGAAATCTCAACTGTGCAACCACTGGATTATGAAGAATCCAGATTCTATGACATGGAAGTGGTAGCTCAGGATGGAGGTGCCCTTCTTGCCAGCGCTAAGGTACTAATCACAGTACAGGACGTGAATGACAATGCGCCTGAAGTGCTCCTCACCTCTCTGTCCGGTACCGTCTCTGAAGACTGTCTTCCAGGGACCATAATTGCACTGTTTAGCGTACATGATGGTGATTCTGGAGAGAATGGCGAGATTGTGTGTTCTATTCCCCGGAACTTGCCCTTtaaactggaaaagtcagttgATAATTACTATCACTTATTGACAACTAGAGCTCTGGACAGAGAAGAGATCTCAGATTACAACATCACAGTAACTGTCACTGACTGTGGAAATCCACCACTGTCTACAGAAAACCACATCTTCCTTAAAGTGGCAGACATCAACGACAACCCTCCCATTTTCCCTCACACCTCATACTACACCTACATCCCAGAAAACAACCCCAGAGGCATATCGATCTTCTCTGTGAATGCCCACGATCCCGACAGCGGCAACAACGCCCAGGTCACTTATGCTCTGGCTGAGGACAAATTTCAGGGAACGCCTCTGTCATCCTATGTGTCCATCAACTCTGATACAGGAGCCCTGTATGCACTGGGGTCTTTCGACTATGAGCAGGTTAGAGAACTGCAACTGTGGGTGACAGCCAGTGACAATGGAGACCCTCCACTCAGCAGCAATGTGTCCCTGAGCCTTTTCATCCTGGACCAGAACGACAACGCACCTGAAATCTTGTATCCTGCCCTCCCCATCGATGGCTCCACGGGTGTGGAGCTGGCACCCCGCTCTGCAGAGCCTGGCTACCTGGTCACCAAGGTGGTGGCAGTGGACAGAGACTCGGGACAGAACGCCTGGCTGTCCTACCGCCTGCTCAAGGCCAGCGAGCCAGGACTCTTCTCTGTGGGGCTGCACACGGGCGAGGTGCGCACAGCGCGGGCGCTGCTGGACAGAGACGCGCTCAAGCAGAGCCTGGTGGTGGCGGTCGAGGATCACGGGCAGCCCCCTCTCTCGGCCACCGTCACGCTCACCGTGGCTGTGGCTGACAGCATCCCAGATGTGCTGGCCGACTTAGGCAGCCTCGAACCCTCCACTGACCCTGACGACGACTCAGGTCTCACTTTGTACCTGGTGGTGGCTGTGGCCTCGGTGTCCTGCGTCTTCCTCGCCTTTGTCATCGCGCTACTGACTCTCAGACTGCGGCGCTGGTACACGTCGCGCGCGCTGCAGGTTTCGGGCAGCGGGTTGGCAGGCTTGCCCGCCTCTCACTTTATGGGCGTGGACGGGGTGCGGGCTTTCCTGCAGACCTATTCGCACGAGGTCTCGCTCACCGCGGACTCTCGGGGGAGTCACGTGATCTTCCCGCAGCCCAACTACGCAGACAAGCTCATCAGTCAGGAGAGCTgtgggaaaagcgagcctctcCTGATACCTGAAAAGATAAACGCAAAGGAAAGAGAGCTAGAAGTTCTTCAg